In Diadema setosum chromosome 19, eeDiaSeto1, whole genome shotgun sequence, a genomic segment contains:
- the LOC140242322 gene encoding uncharacterized protein, whose amino-acid sequence MSDTQGELKDYGDMAAVRSIILVVSTILLPRLTSTAQIVQGPVSAAVAFGGQVTLKCQVTGKGTDPIRWFRIDTHTIISTDGRVIKRSLRKRYRIVGNREQGEYHLYIRNALLVDNGTFACGVLSDVRERHIMSVSADLAVVKEPICTITSTRPPNPGVSVTMSCQSQNSGLDVALSWHRPAQPDLVFRDTADANVSSGGLRKSINITLGPTDVGESFICMESLVHADFSRSCTITPLKTHLPVILYPPNMISVQGQNGTFTCIIASKNSLTYEWYINGVRDFNARGSKYVISPVTVQHNNTEIECRTRDEVTGMLGNATSTLYVHPISMSLTTTVTVDEDSSSQSQFSPIKSDIRATTLDTAIDPVQPDSLITEVHPTLISKATSSSGPVGHSVDSNMNSSSSPAVIVNDQPLNVANPQQTFPTYGGDNKWGDMMIPVLVVGSIIAVLLICVIVVLLLFLVRQNRVAHGSVHGKEEQRKGDIHLDEIKPADSASPTHQGDSLKEETSEVNVEEELIHPKYFTLEPGKRKVRRLERTTSHVILSDSSSEYNLLSKNGSLRLPSGVLMNDYARPGLQMGTFDGDMSTVSAYAVTDVTLGRGTTSLKRSRSCLRPLPAAPVEAALNRSHYSIPREACVKIPCQNESSGDSETSRWGVGLPESFKASNRRSLCVRPYVPAGDEYAEIDSPPCPASPVSTDCSRPSSPDLPRERHQNNPALTDLTISLAGSYESGYDAASSDEIMDCDSTSQYATIDVSSQNSNSPTEKSKPTENESKTKDFPVYAKVKRNRGTQVEDANIDNYQEELNEAIC is encoded by the exons ATTACGGTGACATGGCAGCAGTGAGGAGCATCATTCTTGTCGTTTCTACGATTCTCCTTCCAAGGCTGACGTCAACGGCCCAGATCGTGCAAGGCCCTGTCAGCGCTGCCGTTGCCTTCGGAGGACAGGTCACGCTGAAATGTCAGGTTACTGGAAAGGGGACCGACCCAATCCGATGGTTTAGAATCGACACCCATACTATCATCAGTACCGACGGGAGGGTCATCAAGCGATCGCTGAGGAAGCGCTACCGCATTGTAGGCAACCGCGAGCAGGGAGAGTACCACCTCTACATCCGAAATGCTCTTCTTGTTGACAACGGAACTTTTGCCTGCGGTGTTCTCTCGGACGTCCGGGAGCGTCACATCATGTCAGTCTCTGCTGATCTCGCTGTCGTTAAGGAGCCCATCTGCACCATCACGTCGACTCGTCCACCCAATCCTGGAGTGTCGGTAACGATGTCGTGCCAATCGCAGAACTCTGGCCTCGATGTCGCCCTCTCCTGGCATCGCCCTGCCCAACCAGACTTGGTCTTTCGAGACACTGCGGATGCTAACGTATCATCCGGTGGACTTCGAAAGAGCATCAACATCACCCTTGGGCCAACGGACGTCGGTGAAAGTTTCATATGTATGGAGAGCTTAGTTCATGCCGATTTTTCCAGAAGTTGCACAATAACACCCTTGAAAACTCATCTTCCTGTGATTCTATATCCTCCGAATATGATATCTGTCCAGGGTCAGAATGGCACATTTACCTGTATAATCGCCAGTAAGAACTCTTTGACATATGAATGGTATATCAATGGAGTCCGAGACTTTAACGCCAGGGGGAGCAAATACGTAATTTCGCCAGTGACCGTGCAACACAACAACACGGAAATAGAATGCCGAACTCGTGACGAAGTTACGGGCATGTTGGGAAATGCTACTTCGACGTTGTATGTTCATCCTATCAGTATGTCATTAACGACTACAGTTACTGTTGACGAAGATAGCAGTAGCCAGTCGCAATTCAGTCCTATAAAGTCTGACATTCGAGCAACGACCCTCGACACCGCCATAGACCCTGTGCAACCCGATAGTCTTATTACTGAAGTTCATCCTACACTAATCAGTAAAGCCACCTCTTCATCAGGACCTGTTGGACATTCTGTTGACAGCAATATGAATTCCTCGTCATCACCCGCTGTCATCGTGAACGACCAACCACTGAATGTTGCAAACCCCCAGCAAACTTTTCCAACTTATGGTGGTGACAACAAATGGGGTGATATGATGATTCCTGTTCTCGTGGTCGGCTCCATCATTGCCGTTCTCCTCATCTGTGTCATCGTGGTGCTCCTTCTCTTCCTCGTGCGTCAAAACCGTGTCGCCCACGGCAGCGTGCACGGAAAAGAGGAGCAACGCAAAGGCGATATTCATCTCGATGAGATTAAACCTGCTGACTCGGCGAGTCCTACTCACCAGGGTGATTCCTTGAAGGAGGAAACAAGCGAAGTCAATGTTGAGGAAGAATTGATACACCCAAAGTATTTTACCCTAGAACCAGGTAAGCGCAAGGTCAGAAGGTTGGAACGGACAACAAGCCACGTGATCTTAAGTGACTCCAGCTCCGAATATAACTTGCTTAGTAAGAACGGAAGTCTCAGATTACCGTCTGGTGTTTTAATGAACGACTACGCTCGACCTGGATTGCAGATGGGCACGTTTGATGGCGACATGAGTACTGTGTCAGCGTATGCCGTCACGGATGTGACCCTAGGCAGAGGAACTACGTCCTTGAAGCGAAGCAGAAGCTGCCTCCGCCCTCTCCCGGCTGCCCCAGTGGAGGCGGCCCTGAATAGAAGCCACTACAGCATTCCAAGAGAGGCCTGCGTCAAAATCCCATGCCAAAATGAAAGTAGCGGGGACAGTGAAACGTCGCGATGGGGCGTTGGGTTACCGGAGTCGTTCAAGGCATCGAACAGGAGATCGCTGTGTGTAAGACCGTATGTTCCCGCCGGCGACGAGTACGCGGAGATCGATTCACCTCCTTGCCCTGCCTCACCGGTCAGCACAGACTGCTCGCGACCGAGCTCACCCGACTTGCCGAGAGAGAGACACCAAAACAATCCAGCTCTGACAGACTTAACCATCTCCTTGGCAGGTAGTTACGAGAGCGGGTACGACGCAGCGAGTAGTGACGAAATCATGGACTGCGATTCGACATCACAATATGCAACCATCGATG TCTCATCACAAAACTCTAATAGTCCCACAGAAAAATCTAAACCAACAGAGAATGAGTCTAAGACAAAAGACTTTCCAGTGTACGCGAAGGTTAAACGAAACAGAGGTACCCAGGTAGAAGACGCTAATATAGACAATTATCAAGAAGAACTGAATGAGGCCATTTGCTAG